GCCCACCAGGAGATCCTCAAGCTCGGCCTGCTGCACGGCGAGGGCGCGCTCACGCTCGAGCAGGTGCAGGACGCCGTGCTCAACGTCGCCCGCTACGACATCGACAAGCTGCGCCAGGCGGTGATCGAGGGCGACCCGGCGCGCTGCGCCCGCCTGCTCGACGGCCTCAGGGGCGAAGGCGCCGCACCCCCGCTGGTGCTGTGGGCGCTCGCCAACGAGACGCGCAGCCTCGCCAACCTGTGCGCCGGCCGCGACGCCGGCCAGCCGCTGCCCGCGCTGTTCAAGGCCGAGCGCATCTTCGAGCCGCGCCGCCAGCAGGCCATCGGCCGCGCGCTCGGCCGCCTCAGCCAGGGCAGCCTGCGTGCCGCGCTGATGCACGCCGCGCGCATCGACCGCATGATCAAGGGCCTCGCCACCGGCGATGTGTGGGACGAGTTTCTGCAGCTCGCGCTGCGCCTGGCCCGACGCGGCTGAGCCCGCGCCCACGGCAGCCGCGCACACCGGGACTGCCCGCCCCGGTTCCATCGGTGCCGCTTTCGATGCTTTAATGCAGATCTGTCCGCACCGCAGCAAGGGTGCGCCGAACATCGCCGAGAATCGCCCCCCAATGGACATCCAGCACTACATGCAGACCCTCGGTCGCCAGGCCCGTGCCGCCTCGCGCGCACTCGCCGCGGCCTCGACCGCCGCCAAGAACACCGCGCTGATGGCGATGGCCGTCGAAATCCGCGCCCGCCGCGACGAGCTGCTCGCCGCCAACGCCCGCGATCTCGACGAAGCCCGCGCCGCCGGCCTGGAGCCGGCGCTGATCGACCGCCTGACACTGGACGAAAAAGGCATCGAAGCCATGGCCGCCGGCCTCGAGCAGGTCGCCACCCTGCCCGACCCGGTGGGAGAGATGACCGACATCAAGCGCCGCCCCTCCGGCATCCAGCTCGGCAAGATGCGCGTGCCGCTGGGCGTGATCGGCATCATCTACGAGGCCCGCCCCAACGTCACCGCCGACGCCGCGGCGCTGTGCCTGAAGTCGGGCAACGCCGCGATCCTGCGCGGCGGCAAGGAGGCGATCAACGCCAACCGCGCGATCGCCGCCTGTGTGCGCGCCGGCCTGCTGGCGGCCGGCCTGCCCGAGCATTCCGTGCAGGTTGTGGAGACCACCGACCGCGAAGCCGTGGGCGCGCTGATCACCATGCCCGAATACGTGGACGTGATCGTGCCGCGTGGCGGAAAGGGCCTGATCGAGCGCATCTCGAAGGACGCCCGCGTGCCGGTGATCAAGCACCTCGACGGCAACTGCCACGTCTATATCGACGATGAGGCCGACCCCACCAAGGTCGTCCCCATCGTCGAGAACGCCAAGACCCAGCGCTACGGCACCTGCAACACCGCCGAGTCGCTGCTGGTGGCGCGCGACGTCGCCGACATCTACCTGCCCGCGATCGGCCGCATGCTGGCGGCAAAGGGCGTGGAGATGCGCTGCTGCGCCGAGTCCCTCGCCCTGCTGGGCGCGGCCGGCATCGACGCCGGCAAGCTGGTCGCCGCCACCGAGGCCGACTGGCGCGAGGAATACCTCGCCCCGATCATCGCGGTGAAGCTGGTGGACGGCGTGGACGAGGCGATCGCCCACATCAACACCTACAGCTCCGGCCACACCGAAGCGATCGTCACCGAGAACTATTCCCACGCCATGCGCTTCCTGCGCGAGGTGGATTCGTCCTCGGTGATGGTCAACGCTTCGACCCGCTTCGCCGACGGCTTCGAGTACGGCCTCGGCGCCGAGATCGGCATCTCCACCGACAAGATCCACGCCCGCGGCCCGGTCGGACTGGAAGGCCTGACCAGCCAGAAGTGGATCGTGTTCGGCAACGGCGAAGTGCGGCGCTGAGCCCGACGGCTACCGAACGCCACGTGCCTCCCGAAAAACAAGGAACCCCGATGTCCCGCTTCATCCGCTCCCTGCTGATCGCCGCCCTGCTGTCGGCCGGCGTCGCGCAGGCCGCCATCCAGGTCGGCGGCGTCGACTACGAACCCCAGCTGAGCGCCCAGAAGCGCACCCTCACGCTCAACGGTGCCGGCCTGCGCACCCGGCTCGGCTTCAAGGTCTATGCAATGGGACTTTACCTGCGCGCGCCGCTCGCCGATGCCGCGGCGATCATCGCCGACGAGGGCGAGAAGCGCATCCGCATCGTGCCGATCCGCGACCTGGAGGCGAAGCAGTTCGGCGACGCGCTGCTGACCGGCCTGGAGAAGAACCACGAGCCCGCCGAACTAGCGGCGCTCAAGCCCGCCACCGAGGCGCTGCTGGGCGCCCTCAACGCGGTCGGCGCGGTCAAGTCGGGCACCGAGATCCTGCTCGATCAGCTCGCCAACGGCGCCACGCGCCTGGTCGTCAATGGCCAGCAGCAGGGCGAGGACATCCTGGATACCAAGCTCTATCCCGCCCTGCTGCGCATCTGGCTGGGTGTCCGCCCGGCCGACCACGACCTGCGCGACGCCCTGCTCGAGCGTCCCAGGTGATCTGCCCGAGCGCAGCGGGCGCGCACGCGCCGAACGAGGCAGCGCCGCCTGGCTTCGACGCGATCATCGCCCTGCCCTTCG
This genomic stretch from Thauera sp. GDN1 harbors:
- a CDS encoding chalcone isomerase family protein, which produces MSRFIRSLLIAALLSAGVAQAAIQVGGVDYEPQLSAQKRTLTLNGAGLRTRLGFKVYAMGLYLRAPLADAAAIIADEGEKRIRIVPIRDLEAKQFGDALLTGLEKNHEPAELAALKPATEALLGALNAVGAVKSGTEILLDQLANGATRLVVNGQQQGEDILDTKLYPALLRIWLGVRPADHDLRDALLERPR
- a CDS encoding glutamate-5-semialdehyde dehydrogenase — its product is MDIQHYMQTLGRQARAASRALAAASTAAKNTALMAMAVEIRARRDELLAANARDLDEARAAGLEPALIDRLTLDEKGIEAMAAGLEQVATLPDPVGEMTDIKRRPSGIQLGKMRVPLGVIGIIYEARPNVTADAAALCLKSGNAAILRGGKEAINANRAIAACVRAGLLAAGLPEHSVQVVETTDREAVGALITMPEYVDVIVPRGGKGLIERISKDARVPVIKHLDGNCHVYIDDEADPTKVVPIVENAKTQRYGTCNTAESLLVARDVADIYLPAIGRMLAAKGVEMRCCAESLALLGAAGIDAGKLVAATEADWREEYLAPIIAVKLVDGVDEAIAHINTYSSGHTEAIVTENYSHAMRFLREVDSSSVMVNASTRFADGFEYGLGAEIGISTDKIHARGPVGLEGLTSQKWIVFGNGEVRR